The following proteins are co-located in the Verrucomicrobiota bacterium genome:
- a CDS encoding leucine--tRNA ligase, with protein sequence MSSERKQYPFRLIEPKWQKIWSAQESFRAWNPGESIPASHPFAQRHPVHRAEAPPKFYILDMFPYPSGAGLHVGHPEGYTATDILARYKRARGFNVLHPMGWDAFGLPAEQYAVKTGQHPRQTTEQNIATFKRQIQSLGFSYDWSREIDTTDPHYFKWTQWIFLQLYNSWFNPATNKAEPIESLPYPPELKNEEARRPYRDSRRLAYVAEMPVWWCDELGTVLANEEVIDGKSEVGGFPVVRKPMRQWMLRITAYAERLLQDLETIDWSHSLKEMQRNWIGRSEGAEVKFLVISDQCSVTIHQSSVKTTDLLNTDYSITVFTTRPDTLFGATYMVLAPENKLVEQITPSEWPANTPDAWKGHDHSALRTPHSSLAAYRAFAAAKSDLERTDLAKQKTGVFTGAYAINPVNGARIPIWIADYVLISYGTGAIMAVPGHDARDLEFAQKYNLPIVQVVQPPEGKDWRGYVDDGISVNSANAEVSLNGLPTFEAKRRITSWLESKGLGKKTINYKLRDWLFSRQRYWGEPFPIVWKKDSNGQPYHEALPASALPLLPPELTDYRPTSTGEPPLARAKGWVNLPDGSVRETNTMPQWAGSCWYYLRYLDPRNERSFCAREAEAYWMGAFAGSKFQVSSSKSEGLAAANLELETSNSKLNRSTTPGVDLYVGGAEHAVLHLLYARFWHKVLYDLGHVSTPEPFFKLVNQGIILGEDSQKMSKARGNVVNPDDMVAEFGADAFRLYEMFMGPLEDVKPWSTKGVEGVYRFLGRVWRLFVDEKSEDEFEQALTVRSEAGAELLDQIHLSQAIQGVEPTPAQFKTLHACIKKVTEDLDRMRFNTAISALMVFVNEATAWETKPGEVLGTFLILLQPFAPHLAEELWAKLATQPPIANRQSHIPLAYQPWPEFDPAWLVEDTLELPVQVNGKLRGRILVAASASTQQIEQAALANDKVKPHLEGKAVKKIIMVPKKLVNIVTE encoded by the coding sequence ATGTCGAGTGAGCGGAAGCAGTACCCGTTTCGGCTGATCGAGCCGAAGTGGCAGAAGATTTGGAGCGCACAGGAATCTTTTCGGGCCTGGAATCCCGGTGAATCCATCCCTGCGAGCCATCCCTTCGCTCAACGTCACCCGGTCCACCGCGCCGAAGCGCCGCCCAAGTTCTACATCCTTGACATGTTCCCGTATCCTTCCGGCGCCGGGCTGCACGTCGGGCATCCCGAAGGCTACACCGCGACGGACATTCTCGCGCGCTACAAACGCGCCCGCGGGTTCAACGTGCTCCATCCGATGGGCTGGGATGCCTTCGGTTTGCCGGCCGAGCAATACGCGGTCAAGACCGGACAACATCCGCGCCAGACCACGGAACAAAACATCGCCACATTCAAGCGCCAGATCCAATCGCTCGGCTTCAGCTACGATTGGAGCCGGGAAATCGACACCACCGACCCCCATTACTTCAAGTGGACACAATGGATTTTTCTGCAGCTCTACAATTCCTGGTTCAATCCGGCGACGAACAAGGCCGAGCCAATCGAGTCGCTGCCTTACCCTCCCGAACTCAAGAATGAAGAGGCCCGGCGCCCGTATCGCGACTCCAGGCGCCTGGCTTATGTCGCGGAAATGCCCGTGTGGTGGTGCGACGAACTCGGCACGGTGCTGGCGAATGAAGAAGTGATCGATGGCAAGAGTGAAGTGGGCGGATTTCCCGTCGTTCGGAAGCCCATGCGCCAATGGATGCTCCGCATCACAGCTTACGCCGAACGCTTGCTTCAAGATTTGGAAACGATCGACTGGAGCCATTCGCTGAAGGAAATGCAGCGGAATTGGATCGGGCGGTCGGAAGGAGCGGAGGTGAAGTTCTTAGTGATCAGTGATCAGTGTTCAGTAACCATTCATCAGTCATCAGTGAAGACAACTGATTTACTGAATACCGATTACTCGATCACTGTGTTTACCACTCGGCCAGACACGCTTTTCGGGGCCACCTACATGGTGCTGGCGCCGGAAAATAAATTGGTCGAGCAAATCACGCCAAGCGAATGGCCTGCGAACACCCCCGACGCGTGGAAGGGCCACGACCATTCCGCACTCCGCACTCCGCACTCCTCACTCGCAGCGTACCGCGCCTTTGCCGCCGCCAAAAGCGACCTGGAGCGCACGGATCTCGCGAAGCAAAAGACCGGCGTCTTCACGGGCGCGTACGCCATCAACCCGGTCAATGGCGCGCGCATCCCCATCTGGATCGCGGATTACGTCCTGATCAGCTATGGCACCGGCGCGATCATGGCCGTGCCGGGGCATGACGCACGCGACCTGGAGTTCGCGCAGAAATATAACCTGCCCATCGTGCAAGTCGTCCAGCCGCCGGAAGGCAAAGATTGGCGCGGCTACGTGGACGACGGAATCTCGGTGAACTCCGCGAACGCCGAGGTTTCGCTCAACGGCTTGCCCACGTTCGAGGCGAAACGAAGGATCACTTCCTGGCTGGAGTCCAAAGGCCTGGGAAAGAAAACGATCAACTACAAACTCCGCGACTGGCTCTTCAGCCGGCAACGATACTGGGGTGAGCCGTTCCCGATCGTTTGGAAGAAAGACTCCAACGGCCAGCCCTATCACGAAGCGTTGCCGGCAAGCGCCCTGCCGCTTTTGCCGCCGGAATTGACCGATTACCGTCCGACGAGCACCGGCGAACCGCCCCTCGCGCGGGCGAAAGGCTGGGTGAATCTGCCGGATGGCTCCGTCCGGGAAACCAACACCATGCCGCAATGGGCGGGGAGTTGCTGGTATTATTTGCGTTACCTCGACCCGCGCAACGAGCGGTCCTTTTGCGCCCGCGAGGCGGAGGCGTATTGGATGGGAGCTTTCGCAGGTTCCAAGTTTCAAGTTTCAAGTTCCAAGTCTGAAGGCTTGGCCGCCGCCAACTTGGAACTCGAAACCTCAAACTCGAAACTGAACAGATCCACGACCCCAGGAGTGGATTTGTATGTTGGCGGCGCGGAACACGCCGTCTTGCACCTGCTCTACGCGCGCTTCTGGCACAAGGTGCTCTATGACCTGGGCCACGTTTCAACGCCGGAGCCATTCTTCAAGCTCGTTAACCAGGGAATTATTCTTGGGGAGGACAGCCAGAAGATGTCGAAGGCGCGCGGCAACGTTGTCAACCCGGACGATATGGTCGCCGAATTCGGCGCGGACGCGTTTCGGCTCTACGAGATGTTCATGGGACCGCTGGAGGACGTGAAGCCGTGGAGCACCAAAGGGGTCGAAGGTGTCTATCGATTTCTGGGGCGCGTATGGCGGCTGTTCGTGGACGAGAAGAGCGAAGACGAGTTTGAGCAGGCTCTGACGGTCCGGTCCGAAGCGGGGGCCGAGTTGCTCGACCAGATTCACCTGAGTCAAGCGATCCAAGGTGTCGAGCCGACGCCAGCCCAGTTCAAAACGCTGCACGCGTGCATCAAGAAAGTCACCGAAGACCTGGACCGGATGCGATTCAACACGGCGATCTCTGCGCTCATGGTTTTCGTCAATGAGGCAACGGCCTGGGAGACGAAACCGGGCGAGGTGTTAGGGACTTTCCTGATCTTGCTCCAGCCATTCGCGCCGCACCTGGCGGAGGAACTCTGGGCGAAGCTCGCGACCCAACCGCCAATCGCCAATCGCCAATCGCATATCCCCCTGGCCTACCAACCCTGGCCGGAGTTCGATCCGGCCTGGCTGGTCGAAGACACCCTCGAGTTGCCCGTGCAAGTGAACGGCAAACTGCGGGGCCGCATTTTGGTTGCCGCCAGCGCTTCGACGCAGCAAATTGAGCAGGCCGCGCTGGCGAACGACAAAGTCAAGCCGCACCTCGAAGGCAAAGCGGTCAAGAAGATCATCATGGTGCCAAAGAAGCTGGTTAACATCGTGACTGAGTGA
- a CDS encoding HDOD domain-containing protein produces MAPSVRSHAADQLVPPPSLPTLYLDLVRKLQSPDSSIDDIAKTVAQDIGMTAQILKIVNSAFFGLPRPTTNIAEAVSFIGVETVKHLVLAAGIFRQFEARKLGGLSLETLWQHSSRAAGAAKAIAKSERVGRQVMEDAMVAGLLHDVGKLVLASNYPDQYEEVGRQAQAKRVEWLVEEREAFGFDHADVGGYLLGLWGLPPPVVEAVAFHHFPTKSERTSFTALTAVHAANVLVQTQRPTRGGIVPPQIDLLYLAKIGRAEAVAHWHDEIAEAPAI; encoded by the coding sequence ATAGCCCCTAGCGTGAGGAGCCACGCAGCCGACCAGCTTGTCCCCCCCCCCAGCCTGCCGACGCTTTATCTGGATTTGGTCCGAAAACTGCAATCGCCGGACAGCTCGATTGACGATATTGCGAAGACGGTCGCGCAGGACATCGGCATGACGGCGCAGATTCTGAAAATCGTCAACTCGGCTTTCTTTGGCCTGCCGCGTCCCACGACGAACATCGCCGAGGCCGTCAGCTTCATCGGCGTTGAGACCGTCAAACACCTGGTGCTGGCTGCGGGCATCTTCCGGCAATTCGAGGCGCGCAAGCTTGGCGGGCTGTCGCTGGAAACCCTCTGGCAGCACAGTTCACGCGCGGCCGGCGCAGCCAAGGCCATCGCCAAGAGCGAACGCGTGGGCCGCCAGGTCATGGAGGATGCCATGGTCGCAGGCCTCCTCCACGACGTGGGCAAACTCGTGCTGGCGAGCAATTATCCGGACCAATACGAAGAGGTCGGCCGGCAAGCGCAGGCCAAACGCGTCGAATGGCTCGTCGAGGAACGCGAAGCGTTTGGTTTCGACCATGCGGACGTCGGCGGCTATCTGCTCGGTCTTTGGGGCCTGCCGCCGCCGGTCGTCGAAGCGGTAGCCTTCCACCATTTCCCCACCAAGAGCGAACGCACTTCATTCACGGCCCTGACCGCAGTGCATGCCGCGAATGTTTTGGTCCAAACTCAGCGGCCTACTCGTGGCGGGATCGTGCCGCCTCAAATCGACCTTCTTTACCTGGCGAAGATCGGCCGGGCAGAAGCCGTGGCTCATTGGCACGACGAAATCGCCGAGGCGCCGGCGATTTGA